atatgttttgtttatttatttatctatttattatcttatattctttatatatattaaaaattataatgtttatattttctttatttaaatactTGTTGTTCGTATTATTTTATCCTTActactattatttattaatccatttatattattatattttgtatatatttaaagtgAGATTATTACATTTTTCTACTTGTacatttttccttatttattattgttattatattactttttttatcttgtttttactattttgtcACTTCTTTTATCATCTTCGCATTATTTATGCttatatttaagaatttatttaatttaaacaaggAAATTATCTACTCCATCCGACTAGTTCCGGGTTCGAGTCCCGGGCAAcccatttttattatcatatcgAAACGATATTCCTatttattatcatatcaaaaCGCTATTCCTAATAGAAGCTAGGAATGATTTGGATATATATCATATGTATATCAATCCgtagtttctttttctaacttaagaaaaaaaatgataaatctaGATACGATCCTAgatgtatattttctatttgataTTGGTTGACACGGGTATATAAGAGGCATCTagcattttatttcttttgttcgtattactttatttattttattagtaatgaCACTAATTAATATCCTTATTAtggttataattatattattagtattatagTATTCTTTTATTTACCCATTGTTTATCGTCTTACCCATACAAGCTTTTTAAATTATCTCAATGTCGTTATATCATACATTAggattaaatatttattcatttatatgtATGCCCGAATAAGTTAAAATGCCCATCTCTATAAGCATCATGTTCGTTTTTTGCAcaatgaataaaaagaaaattttaaatcgaaacgacattcattatttttggaattagaaaAGTCGTGTTCCTAACTTACAGAATATGTCTTCTttctaaaaccgagataatcgaatatattttaaaataaataaatttgttaacgTTTATTCTCGTTTTCGGGGATTTAaggcattgtgtcctaacttacgggacatgatcctttttctcgattaacttgaaacaAACCCTTTTTCGTGAAAATGAACTTAgttaagtaatattttaataaaatatcgtattttaaaagctcttcaaattttcaattttcgacgcTAAAGACACcaaataatcaactaggtaccaattttgggtgtaacgaaggtgctaatccttcctcgttcGTAACCGAATCCGGAATccattttctgaattttttgtagaccgaaaaacattatttaaataaatcaaacatcttattaaaacaatcaaattacgaggtgacccgatcacgtctcataaaaaaatgattggtggcgactcaattttcgtttttaaataaaaagtagatttcaaaaaaatggttttgacatattatatatatgagagTATTTATTGACACATCGGAGTTGTAAGAGATACATGAAACTAAGcattattaaaacaaataatcatatttatataattaaaatattcatattttatactaggttaaaaatatcataagtcattgtattctttgtaaatttgaaatttagttctGTACTTCtatttttggaatttagtcctacttttagatttcaaattttaggtccaactattaatgcgattaaaaatattttattaaattcatgttcattacaatgccatttttaattacatgactaCCAGATGAGTATTTCTCatttaaaatgtcacatcaataaaattgaaaaaaatagtgttaacaattagacctaatttttaaatatgaaaggtagagggactaaattccttaaaataaaattacaaggactgaactctaaattttaaagagtacatagacttatgaaatattttaaccttttatactataaaacatttattactAACACATATCattatagtatatatatttattattaaaatattagtataaatatttttcaataatacatgaagaatattatttaaattttaaaattattatttttaaaatttattattaaaataaaataatttattacaataataaattatattaattatattaataatttattatattattaaatataaataaatatgtatgtttaatagtATTGAAAATTACTATtggatattaatattttaatatttttaaaattaaaattaaagatttaataataataataggtaatttaagttaatatttatagaaaaataaaattactcataaatGAGCTCTTTTAAGGAAAATGACTTATGCTTTTAGAAAAGTATGtcattttacaagaaaaagTTTATTTTCATTGATCTGTAAGTAATTTTTCGTTAATTAAGTTGATTTCTATGAaacaaatatagaaaatattttctatgaaACAAACGTACCCTTATTAAATGGAAGTTATGAAATTACGAAGAAATTAATATCTTTTActgtatttaaattaaaagtaactATTTTTCACAAAACTACCCATTTAATGAACCCTCAACtgtaatatttttccaaaaatgttCATCTATGTAATTGTGTGACATATTTGAGGTATTTTAGGAAATTAGtatattgatttatatatttttaaagtaaagaaATATTTGTCATttgttgataaaaataaaatacagttgTTAAATAAGTGGCCCATTTACAAATCAATGGATGGGCTTGTGTTGATCAGCagaaaaggtttttgatttaatttgggctttatcctgagaaaacaaaaaaatgatctaatttgattttaaccTTCTATTAtgctatacttttaatttaatatctctactttaatgacataatttaattttagtttcaaattgaTAACATTAATTTTGATCTATCTATTAtgttgaatatttcaatttagtccacctACTTCaatgacataatttatatttttataaaattattagtaggTTTAAATCGATAAATAAAAccgttaattttttgttaaatataataaatttatatgtcaattaaatgtttaacactatatttaaataaaatttcacaaaatcattttaacgATTAACAATGTTATCAATTTGAACCTACTAATAACATTACATAAGTAGAGAGGATCAAATTGTATCAAATTAAAGTGGAAGATCAAACGTAAAGTTTCAGcatagtagagggactaaaatcaCAATTACaccaaaacaaaattacatAATTCAAAGCCAGAAGTTGCAATTTTGAAGCAAGAAACAATGATCCAAGCCCCAAAATCATGATACAtcaagaaattatatatatatatatatatatatatatatatatctttgaACATTTAAGATTTTTTCTGAGATTAAAttctttgaagaaaaaaaaaacttaatgcATTTAAGAGCTTCTCTCCTTCAGCCTCTAACTGGTGTCATAATATACATCTTGCAAGCATGTCCAGCAACATATGCACCCATTCTATAACGCTTATTCATTGAAACAAATGAGTGCTGCAATAAAAACATCACAAAAGAACATGTCAATAATCCATTAGTTTAAAGTTCAAACcattgaaaaggactaaatcgtactTTCCATAAGTCTCGAATGGCAACCGGAGTGGACGGGGAGAGTCCGATTTCCCTCCATTTTACTGATATGATTGCCCTAGCTTGGCTTCTATTCCATAACACCACCACCACCCTTTTCCCTGATAAAGGCCCTGCCCATACCTGTGTAGATTTTTTATGAGGAAATCCGAAAGTGTGATCAAGTTGTGTGCTCGAAACGGTTTACCTCTAGGCCTCCATTGGATCGTATTTTCCTCCCTTGAACTCCTAGGGAGTCTTGGTTAACATCAATCACTTCCTTGTTTCCAAGAATGGTTAGAGTCTCTTTGCTCGCAGATCGAACATCGCATCCAATTAGGAGAGGAGCCTGGTgatgaaaagaattttttagtATGTGATCACTAGGGGTTTATGTGTACAAGGTGGAATTGAGAGACAGATACCTTCATAAGAGCCCATATACTGAAATGAGACCGGTATTCCTCGATGTTCATCCCTCCATTTCCCACTTCCAGCATGTCGGGATCTTgtgtgaattttaaattatggcttaaattaatgaaatatcaCTTTAACATCACTATAACTTGCATGTgcatgtatgtgtgtgtgtgtgtgtgtgtgtgcgcgCGCGCGACTGTACTATAACATCACTATAACTTGCGCATGTGCGTGTGTATgcatgtgtgtgtgtgtgtctgtATGCAAGAAGTTAGAAATTTGCAGCTACCATTCCACCTGCCAGGACCAGCATATCTCCCCCAAATGTTGTTCGAATCTGCTATTGATGTTAtactagaaaaagaaaaagaaaaagaaatgaattgtGAAAACAACTAATTCAATGGTTCAACCAGAATCACAAACGGTCAACCAGTTTATGTATATGTGAACAAACCTTGCCCATGTATCGTTGATATCCCCGGTAGTCCTCCAAGTATGGCCATAAGAACCGGCCCATTTTGCCGGATCCTCTTGTCCCCTACAAAATTACAgttcttaaaattttgcaaaaagcTGATGACATAAACTTCATATGCATATATGACATACCATTCACATAAAGAGAAAAGGATCGGCCTACCAGCATTTCTTAATGCACGACTCATCGCAGCATATCTTTTCACAAAACAAAATTGCATGTCTGTCACATAACATCAAATGTTCTTTAACTTTGTAATAAACTCGAGTGATGAATGAGACTACCTCGTTTGAGGTTTCGAACCGTCATTATAGCAGTTGTCGTACTTTAAGTAATCAACCCCCTGCGAAAATAACCACACTATTGGCCTGAATCCTGCATTTTAAGCAAATTCTA
This genomic window from Gossypium raimondii isolate GPD5lz chromosome 10, ASM2569854v1, whole genome shotgun sequence contains:
- the LOC105777054 gene encoding alpha-galactosidase isoform X1 → MPCLKDCPLPISISPFLLHRFNSISPFFISHHPSLPLSLYSMGLTMPFLFASLFHLLWHVHQVTASSPVNSTHRSQQAYTHSLLANGVARNPPMGWNSWNHFHCDIDEKTIKSTVDAIVSTGLARLGYKYVNLDDCWAEGERDNAGNLRAKASTFPSGIKALADYVHSKGLKLGIYADAGKRTCSNKMPGSLGHEYQDARTFAEWGVDYLKYDNCYNDGSKPQTRYAAMSRALRNAGRPILFSLCEWGQEDPAKWAGSYGHTWRTTGDINDTWASITSIADSNNIWGRYAGPGRWNDPDMLEVGNGGMNIEEYRSHFSIWALMKAPLLIGCDVRSASKETLTILGNKEVIDVNQDSLGVQGRKIRSNGGLEVWAGPLSGKRVVVVLWNRSQARAIISVKWREIGLSPSTPVAIRDLWKHSFVSMNKRYRMGAYVAGHACKMYIMTPVRG
- the LOC105777054 gene encoding alpha-galactosidase isoform X2; translation: MPCLKDCPLPISISPFLLHRFNSISPFFISHHPSLPLSLYSMGLTMPFLFASLFHLLWHVHQVTASSPVNSTHRSQQAYTHSLLANGVARNPPMGWNSWNHFHCDIDEKTIKMDAIVSTGLARLGYKYVNLDDCWAEGERDNAGNLRAKASTFPSGIKALADYVHSKGLKLGIYADAGKRTCSNKMPGSLGHEYQDARTFAEWGVDYLKYDNCYNDGSKPQTRYAAMSRALRNAGRPILFSLCEWGQEDPAKWAGSYGHTWRTTGDINDTWASITSIADSNNIWGRYAGPGRWNDPDMLEVGNGGMNIEEYRSHFSIWALMKAPLLIGCDVRSASKETLTILGNKEVIDVNQDSLGVQGRKIRSNGGLEVWAGPLSGKRVVVVLWNRSQARAIISVKWREIGLSPSTPVAIRDLWKHSFVSMNKRYRMGAYVAGHACKMYIMTPVRG